One segment of Comamonas thiooxydans DNA contains the following:
- the fdhA gene encoding formaldehyde dehydrogenase, glutathione-independent, whose translation MTGNRGVVYAGPGKVEVQTIDTPKLVNPRGRRIEHGVILKVVSTNICGSDQHMVRGRTTAPLGLVLGHEITGEVLEVGRDVETLSVGDWVSVPFNVACGRCRTCKEQHTGVCLSVNPERPGGAYGYVDMGGWVGGQAEYVMVPYADFNLLKFPDREQARAKIRDLTCLSDILPTGYHGAVTAGVRPGSTVYVAGAGPVGLAAAASARLLGAAVVIIGDVNPARLIHPKSLGYEVVDLSKDASLGEQIAEILRTNEVDCAIDAVGFEARGHGHEGAQHEAPATVLNSLMEVTRVAGSIGIPGLYVTDDPGAKDKAAQLGSLSIRLGLGWAKSHSFFTGQTPVMKYNHALMQAILWDRIKIAETVGVEVISLDEAPQGYAAFDAGAPKKFVLDPHGILRT comes from the coding sequence ATGACAGGAAATCGTGGAGTTGTGTACGCTGGTCCTGGCAAGGTCGAGGTCCAAACAATCGACACCCCCAAGCTTGTCAATCCAAGGGGGCGCCGCATCGAGCACGGCGTAATCCTCAAGGTGGTGTCGACGAACATTTGTGGCTCGGATCAGCACATGGTCAGAGGACGAACAACTGCGCCGTTGGGCCTGGTTCTCGGCCATGAGATCACTGGTGAAGTGCTTGAAGTAGGTCGCGACGTCGAGACATTGAGTGTTGGCGACTGGGTGTCAGTACCCTTCAACGTTGCTTGCGGTCGATGCCGAACGTGCAAGGAGCAGCACACTGGCGTCTGTCTAAGCGTGAACCCTGAGCGACCAGGTGGCGCCTATGGCTATGTGGACATGGGAGGATGGGTTGGAGGTCAAGCGGAATACGTAATGGTCCCTTATGCTGACTTCAACTTATTGAAGTTTCCGGATCGTGAACAAGCGCGTGCGAAGATCCGCGATCTAACTTGTTTGTCCGATATTCTTCCGACCGGATACCACGGCGCAGTGACGGCAGGAGTCCGCCCCGGCAGCACTGTGTATGTAGCAGGTGCTGGCCCCGTTGGCCTTGCAGCGGCAGCATCCGCACGTTTATTAGGCGCTGCGGTGGTCATCATTGGCGATGTCAACCCGGCTCGATTGATCCATCCCAAGAGCCTCGGATACGAAGTCGTCGATTTGTCCAAGGACGCCTCACTTGGAGAACAGATCGCGGAGATCCTACGCACCAACGAAGTGGATTGCGCCATTGATGCTGTTGGATTCGAGGCACGTGGCCATGGACATGAAGGTGCGCAACATGAGGCGCCAGCAACTGTGCTTAATTCACTTATGGAAGTGACCCGAGTTGCTGGAAGCATCGGGATTCCTGGGCTGTACGTCACAGACGATCCGGGTGCCAAAGACAAAGCTGCGCAACTTGGTTCCTTGAGCATACGGCTGGGTCTGGGCTGGGCAAAATCTCACAGTTTCTTTACGGGCCAAACACCAGTAATGAAGTACAACCACGCTCTTATGCAGGCCATCCTGTGGGACCGCATCAAGATCGCTGAGACCGTTGGCGTCGAAGTGATATCGCTGGATGAAGCCCCGCAAGGTTACGCGGCGTTCGATGCGGGCGCACCGAAGAAGTTCGTGCTTGACCCTCACGGGATTTTGCGAACTTAG
- a CDS encoding alpha/beta fold hydrolase: MTTSSTCLVLLPGLLCDAFVWEAQCEAISFVDCFIPSYGDLSSITSMARHVLDTAPAELLYLAGHSMGGRVALEIARQAPNRVQRMALLDTGMDPIVPGEPGAAERAKRMALLEVAKSQGMRKMGRDWARGMVHPSQLDSPLFEQILEMIERQTPETFLSQITALLGRPDARAVLAGLQCPTMFLCGRQDVWSPLSRHEEMHAMVSGSSLVVIEDSGHMTTMEQPLAVSRALINWLRS; the protein is encoded by the coding sequence ATGACTACTTCCAGCACTTGCCTTGTTCTATTGCCAGGTTTGCTATGTGATGCCTTCGTATGGGAGGCCCAGTGTGAAGCGATCAGCTTCGTTGACTGCTTCATACCGTCCTATGGGGATCTATCTTCAATCACGAGTATGGCTAGACATGTTCTGGACACAGCCCCTGCCGAGTTGCTCTATCTTGCGGGGCATTCAATGGGCGGACGTGTTGCACTGGAGATTGCACGCCAAGCACCAAATCGAGTCCAGCGGATGGCTCTGCTCGACACCGGAATGGACCCCATTGTTCCCGGAGAGCCAGGCGCTGCCGAACGCGCAAAGCGGATGGCTTTGCTCGAGGTTGCCAAGTCTCAAGGGATGAGGAAGATGGGCCGTGATTGGGCGCGAGGAATGGTGCACCCAAGCCAGCTTGATTCACCACTGTTTGAGCAGATTCTTGAGATGATCGAGCGCCAGACACCTGAAACCTTCTTGTCACAAATCACTGCACTATTGGGGCGACCGGACGCGCGCGCCGTCCTCGCGGGACTGCAGTGCCCAACAATGTTCCTGTGCGGCCGCCAAGATGTCTGGAGTCCACTATCCCGCCATGAGGAGATGCATGCCATGGTTTCAGGATCAAGTCTCGTGGTTATTGAGGATAGCGGCCACATGACTACGATGGAGCAGCCCCTCGCTGTGTCCCGCGCACTGATCAACTGGTTGAGATCTTGA